Proteins encoded in a region of the Nocardia asteroides genome:
- a CDS encoding stage II sporulation protein M: MDVDAYSLAHRRAWDRLDYLSKRSKLTGAEADELVMLYRRTSQQLARLQSHSPDPELIAGLSALLARARGRVLGTRADTWLEVGRFFSHRFPAALYRSWPWWVGVAAAFLLVSAGLAIWVDRFDSARDVLGIPSDTAGLTAPGGAFETYYSEHPQGAFAAQVWTNNAWVAAIALFTGVLILPAVYLLFMNALNLGVTAGLMSDAGRLDSFFGFILPHGTLELTAVFVAGGVGLKLGWTLIDPGRHSRVEAVARQGRATATVALGLVGVLLVCGWIEGFVTPSPLPAPIRIAIGFTAEALFLVYVFGLGRRAVIEPANPKAPVSSGQPSPVTQPTISTP, encoded by the coding sequence ATGGACGTGGACGCATACAGCCTGGCGCACCGCAGGGCGTGGGACCGGCTCGACTACTTGTCCAAGCGGAGCAAGCTGACCGGCGCGGAGGCGGACGAACTCGTCATGCTCTACCGCCGCACGTCCCAGCAGCTGGCGCGACTGCAGTCGCACAGCCCGGACCCGGAGTTGATCGCCGGGCTCAGTGCACTGCTGGCGCGTGCGCGGGGCCGGGTGCTGGGGACGCGAGCCGACACCTGGCTGGAGGTCGGCCGGTTCTTCAGCCATCGCTTCCCGGCGGCGCTGTACCGGTCTTGGCCGTGGTGGGTCGGCGTCGCCGCGGCGTTCCTACTCGTCTCGGCCGGCTTGGCCATCTGGGTGGACCGGTTCGATTCGGCGCGCGACGTGCTCGGCATTCCGAGCGACACCGCTGGTCTCACCGCGCCCGGCGGCGCGTTCGAGACGTACTACTCGGAGCATCCGCAGGGCGCCTTCGCCGCGCAGGTGTGGACGAACAACGCGTGGGTCGCGGCGATCGCCTTGTTCACCGGAGTGTTGATCCTTCCCGCGGTCTACCTGTTGTTCATGAACGCGCTCAATCTGGGTGTCACCGCGGGGCTTATGTCCGACGCGGGGCGGCTGGATTCGTTCTTCGGCTTCATCCTTCCGCACGGCACGCTGGAGCTGACCGCGGTGTTCGTCGCGGGCGGCGTCGGCCTGAAACTGGGTTGGACGCTGATCGATCCGGGCCGGCACAGCCGGGTGGAGGCGGTGGCCAGGCAGGGACGGGCGACCGCAACCGTGGCGCTCGGGCTGGTCGGGGTGTTGCTGGTCTGCGGCTGGATCGAAGGATTCGTGACGCCGAGCCCGCTGCCCGCCCCGATCCGCATCGCCATCGGGTTCACCGCCGAAGCGTTGTTCCTGGTGTACGTGTTCGGGCTGGGCCGCCGAGCCGTCATCGAGCCGGCGAACCCGAAGGCCCCGGTATCGAGCGGGCAACCATCACCTGTGACACAGCCAACAATCAGCACACCCTGA
- a CDS encoding RDD family protein, which yields MAEFTTGEAVALELPIARIPTRATAFLIDVLAQCTLGFVLLLAIVTLLLPAGVDSAWLEVVTLVTIVTVLVGYPVTCETAWRGRTLGKLLLGLRVVRQDGGPIDFRHALTRGLAGAIVDFWMLGGFGAIAVVTSMCSPLARRIGDVVAGTVVVHAQRPLPPPALAIAPPWLAAWSAQLDLAGLPEDLALAVRQYLTRLRTLTPAARHHLGTALVAEVCGRLRVAPPAECPPVQILGAVIAERQRRALPAPLFPPRLPAPAGQPFAAT from the coding sequence ATGGCTGAATTCACCACCGGCGAAGCAGTGGCCCTGGAGCTGCCGATCGCTCGCATCCCCACCAGGGCCACCGCGTTCCTGATCGACGTGCTGGCCCAGTGCACGCTCGGGTTCGTGCTGCTGCTGGCGATCGTCACGTTGCTGCTGCCCGCGGGTGTGGACTCGGCGTGGCTGGAAGTAGTGACGCTGGTCACCATCGTGACCGTGCTGGTCGGGTACCCGGTGACCTGTGAAACCGCCTGGCGCGGGCGGACCCTGGGCAAATTGCTGCTCGGGCTGCGCGTGGTGCGCCAGGACGGCGGGCCGATCGACTTCCGGCACGCGCTCACCCGCGGGCTGGCGGGCGCGATCGTCGACTTCTGGATGCTCGGCGGGTTCGGCGCCATCGCGGTGGTGACCTCGATGTGCTCGCCCCTGGCGCGGCGCATCGGTGACGTGGTCGCCGGCACCGTGGTGGTGCACGCGCAACGACCACTGCCGCCGCCCGCGCTCGCGATCGCGCCGCCGTGGCTGGCCGCGTGGAGCGCCCAGCTCGACCTGGCAGGGCTGCCGGAGGATCTCGCGTTGGCGGTGCGGCAGTACCTGACCCGTTTGCGTACTTTGACTCCCGCGGCGCGGCATCATCTCGGCACGGCGCTCGTGGCCGAGGTGTGCGGCCGGTTGCGCGTCGCGCCCCCGGCCGAGTGCCCGCCGGTGCAGATCCTCGGTGCGGTCATCGCCGAACGACAGCGCCGGGCGCTCCCGGCGCCGCTGTTCCCGCCGCGGCTGCCGGCGCCCGCAGGTCAGCCGTTCGCGGCGACGTAG
- the add gene encoding adenosine deaminase: MAPDLAAFVRGLPKAELHLHLEGTLEPELKFRLARRNGIELPEKNVDEVAQTYRFHDLTSFLQVYYPAMRVLLLPQDFHDLAYDYLRRAHAQGVRHVELFFDPQAHTGRGVPFPTVISGYRSAIARARRELGISAELILCFLRDHSAEFAMATLLEALPYKSWILGVGLDSDERGNPPSKFAGVFERARAEGFLLTMHCDIDQPNSIEHIRQALEDIAVDRLDHGTNIVEDDRLVDLARSNGIALTCCPVSNSFVTAQMKAQEIVGLLDRGLTVTINSDDPAYFGAYVADNYLALAEHAGLGTDRLAELARNSFRASWITPARQDTFLREIDDYVAANG, encoded by the coding sequence ATGGCACCGGATCTCGCCGCCTTCGTCCGCGGACTGCCCAAAGCGGAGTTGCACCTGCATCTGGAAGGGACGCTGGAGCCGGAGCTGAAGTTCCGCCTGGCTCGGCGCAACGGCATCGAACTGCCGGAGAAGAACGTGGACGAGGTCGCGCAGACCTATCGGTTCCACGACCTGACGTCGTTTCTCCAGGTCTACTACCCGGCAATGCGCGTACTACTGCTCCCGCAGGACTTCCACGACCTGGCCTACGACTATCTGCGCAGGGCGCACGCCCAAGGCGTACGTCATGTCGAGCTGTTCTTCGATCCGCAGGCGCACACCGGGCGCGGGGTTCCGTTCCCGACAGTGATCAGCGGATATCGGTCGGCGATCGCCCGGGCGCGGCGGGAGCTGGGGATTTCCGCCGAGCTGATCCTGTGCTTCCTGCGCGACCATTCCGCGGAGTTCGCCATGGCGACGCTGCTGGAAGCGCTGCCGTACAAGAGCTGGATCCTCGGGGTCGGGCTGGACTCCGACGAGCGCGGCAACCCGCCGAGCAAGTTCGCCGGCGTCTTCGAGCGCGCCCGCGCGGAAGGCTTCCTGCTGACGATGCACTGCGACATCGACCAGCCGAACTCGATCGAACACATCCGCCAGGCGCTGGAGGACATCGCCGTCGACCGCCTCGACCACGGCACGAACATCGTGGAGGACGATCGCCTGGTCGACCTGGCCCGGTCCAACGGCATCGCGCTCACCTGCTGTCCGGTGTCGAACTCTTTCGTCACCGCGCAGATGAAGGCGCAGGAGATCGTCGGCCTGCTCGACCGTGGGCTGACGGTGACGATCAACAGCGACGACCCCGCGTACTTCGGCGCGTACGTGGCCGACAACTACCTCGCACTCGCCGAGCACGCCGGTCTCGGGACCGATCGGCTGGCCGAGTTGGCCAGGAACTCCTTCCGCGCCTCCTGGATCACGCCCGCTCGTCAGGACACCTTTCTCCGCGAGATCGACGACTACGTCGCCGCGAACGGCTGA
- a CDS encoding DUF58 domain-containing protein: protein MVVTGRLAAAAGVAALLVTLVLPSLLGVVVVTCVLTAGVLFDLLTVGRARDLTLSREALTTVRLGRSAEVELVAVNAGTRVLRGTVWDDWPDSARPENRTHRLELAPGTKVRFRTTLTPTYRGDRVAGPVTVRLLGPLGLAGRQTRRGVPARVRALPAFRAERLLRSKVERLQHLEGRNVANLRGQGTEFDSFREYVAGDDVRAIDWRATARATDVLVRTWRPERNRHMLMLLDTGRVSAGRVGDGTRLDASIEAALLLGGLAAAAGDSVDLLAFDRQPRAEVRGVGGKRLQHKLMHAMAGVTPALVDTDSAALVRAAIQRTRRRSLVVWFTSLDGAAVEENLLPVLPVLAQRHRVLIVSVTDPDIAAAATRRDDLSDLYAAAAAESVLAERALVQESLRRIGIAVVAASPERLPEALADEYLELKQSGAL, encoded by the coding sequence ATGGTCGTCACCGGTCGGCTGGCCGCCGCGGCAGGCGTGGCGGCCCTGCTCGTCACTCTGGTCCTGCCGTCCCTGCTCGGCGTCGTGGTGGTGACGTGTGTGTTGACGGCCGGGGTGCTCTTCGATCTCCTAACCGTGGGCCGGGCGCGAGATCTGACGCTTTCCCGCGAGGCATTGACCACGGTGCGGCTCGGGCGCTCCGCCGAGGTGGAACTCGTCGCGGTCAACGCCGGAACACGCGTGCTGCGCGGCACGGTGTGGGACGACTGGCCCGACAGTGCCCGTCCCGAGAACCGCACGCACCGGCTGGAACTCGCCCCCGGCACCAAAGTCCGTTTCCGCACCACGCTCACGCCGACCTACCGTGGCGATCGGGTCGCGGGACCGGTCACGGTGCGCCTGCTCGGCCCCCTCGGGTTGGCAGGCAGGCAGACACGGCGCGGTGTGCCCGCCCGGGTACGCGCGCTGCCCGCGTTCCGCGCCGAACGGCTGCTGCGGTCGAAAGTCGAACGGCTGCAACATCTCGAAGGCCGCAATGTGGCCAACTTGCGTGGCCAGGGCACCGAATTCGACTCGTTCCGCGAGTACGTCGCCGGTGACGACGTGCGCGCCATCGACTGGCGCGCCACCGCACGCGCCACCGACGTCCTGGTCCGCACCTGGCGGCCCGAGCGCAACCGGCACATGCTGATGCTGCTGGACACCGGCCGGGTCAGCGCGGGTCGGGTCGGCGACGGTACGCGCCTGGACGCGAGCATCGAGGCGGCCCTGCTGCTCGGCGGTCTGGCCGCCGCCGCGGGCGACTCGGTCGACCTGCTCGCCTTCGACCGGCAGCCGCGCGCCGAGGTCCGCGGTGTCGGCGGAAAGCGCTTGCAGCACAAGCTCATGCACGCGATGGCCGGGGTCACCCCGGCGCTGGTCGACACCGACAGCGCCGCGCTGGTGCGCGCGGCCATTCAGCGCACCCGCCGGCGCAGCCTGGTCGTCTGGTTCACCAGCCTCGACGGCGCCGCGGTCGAGGAGAACCTGTTGCCCGTGCTGCCGGTGCTCGCGCAGCGGCACCGAGTGCTCATCGTCTCGGTGACCGACCCCGATATCGCCGCGGCCGCCACCCGGCGCGACGACCTTTCCGACCTCTACGCCGCGGCCGCGGCCGAATCCGTTCTCGCCGAACGCGCGCTGGTCCAGGAATCCCTGCGCCGCATCGGGATCGCGGTCGTGGCCGCGTCCCCGGAACGGTTGCCGGAGGCCTTGGCGGACGAATACCTGGAACTGAAGCAGTCCGGCGCCCTCTAG
- a CDS encoding MoxR family ATPase encodes MTSTETTPTAEQASAAFHALRAEIGKAVVGNDSAVMYLVLALLCRGHVLLEGVPGVAKTLLVRALATALDLDHARVQFTPDLMPGDVTGSQIYDPHSAEFTFRQGPVFTNLLLADEINRTPPKTQSSLLESMEERQVSVDGKPQPLPDPFVVVATQNPIEQEGTYPLPEAQLDRFLFKVDIHLPGRDDEFRILQRHAAGFDPRDLTAAGLRPVAGPAHISAARAAIAKTTISPEVLAYTVDVCRATRTSPAVQHGASTRGATALMAASRAFAWLNGRGFVTPDDVKAVAVAVLRHRLHLRPEAELDGVTTEGVLSSLLLSVPVPV; translated from the coding sequence ATGACCAGCACCGAGACCACCCCGACGGCCGAGCAGGCGAGCGCCGCGTTCCACGCCCTGCGCGCCGAGATCGGCAAAGCGGTGGTCGGCAACGACAGCGCGGTCATGTACCTGGTGCTCGCGCTGCTGTGCCGTGGCCACGTGCTGCTCGAAGGCGTGCCGGGGGTCGCCAAGACCCTGCTGGTGCGGGCGCTGGCCACCGCACTGGACTTGGACCACGCGCGAGTGCAGTTCACCCCGGATCTGATGCCCGGCGACGTCACCGGGTCGCAGATCTACGATCCGCATTCCGCCGAGTTCACCTTCCGGCAGGGTCCGGTGTTCACCAACCTACTGCTCGCCGACGAGATCAACCGCACGCCGCCGAAAACCCAGTCGTCGTTGCTGGAATCGATGGAGGAACGACAGGTCTCGGTGGACGGCAAGCCGCAGCCGCTGCCTGATCCGTTCGTCGTGGTCGCCACCCAGAACCCGATCGAACAGGAGGGCACCTACCCGCTGCCGGAGGCACAGCTGGACCGGTTCCTGTTCAAGGTGGACATCCACCTGCCCGGCCGCGACGACGAGTTCCGCATCCTGCAACGCCACGCCGCGGGCTTCGATCCACGCGACCTGACCGCCGCCGGCCTGCGTCCCGTGGCGGGACCGGCGCACATCAGCGCCGCGCGCGCCGCGATCGCGAAGACGACGATCAGCCCCGAGGTGCTCGCCTACACCGTCGACGTGTGCCGGGCCACCCGCACCTCCCCCGCAGTGCAGCACGGCGCCTCCACCCGAGGGGCGACCGCGCTGATGGCGGCCTCACGCGCGTTCGCCTGGCTCAACGGTCGCGGGTTCGTCACGCCGGACGACGTGAAAGCCGTCGCGGTGGCCGTGTTGCGGCACCGCCTGCACCTGCGCCCGGAGGCGGAGTTGGACGGCGTGACCACCGAGGGCGTGCTGTCGTCGCTGCTGCTGTCGGTTCCGGTCCCGGTGTAG